The following coding sequences lie in one Eremothecium sinecaudum strain ATCC 58844 chromosome IV, complete sequence genomic window:
- the PRP31 gene encoding U4/U6-U5 snRNP complex subunit PRP31 (Syntenic homolog of Ashbya gossypii ADR032W; Syntenic homolog of Saccharomyces cerevisiae YGR091W (PRP31)) — MSLTSDLLQDLSESEDDIVENNTAPGKIDDHGDTRTKLLQIIEKSNHPALDEEPLVDKLLAIEPEFRIWMDKNGFADLDLLNQLQPVILKEAQVIYNNITFTYADKFSELSTIISDRNQYIRVLQELEKNPKAPNLDLILSKEQCLLVSMAMKTGFRADQKIDISYTYGIIDKHLILDKLHEDIVSFISKQIRNVAPNVCALVGEHIAAKLLASTGGIKGLSEVPSCNLASIGKPKYLSHLQQVDASRVRQQGHIFSSPLVQDQVLSFQKQAVRMLCAKVSLAARVDYSQRGEVGDDSLGRKWQEEILEKLLKLQDPPNTSKIKPLPVPQENVKKKRAGRRFRKYKEKFQLSHLRQLQNRVEFGAKEQVKLDAFGEEIGLGMAIGTVVTSAVSSGNTAKVRKQMKQRVEKARQDTGVFWDLYAGPNLGQQSREAPNKNNSDVNSPKDVKNALTDSNWYFRHLK; from the coding sequence ATGAGTTTGACATCAGATTTGTTGCAAGATCTTAGTGAAAGTGAGGATGATATTGTTGAAAACAATACAGCGCCAGGGAAGATAGATGACCATGGAGATACCAGAACTAAATTACTGCAGATAATAGAAAAATCAAATCATCCTGCTTTAGATGAGGAGCCTCTGGTCGATAAGCTATTAGCTATTGAACCAGAGTTCCGGATATGGATGGATAAGAATGGGTTTGCGGACCTTGATCTTCTTAATCAGTTACAGCCAGTAATTCTTAAAGAGGCACAAGTGATATACAACAACATTACATTTACTTATGCGGACAAGTTTTCAGAGCTATCTACCATTATCTCCGATAGAAATCAGTATATTCGTGTACTGCAGGAGCTAGAAAAAAATCCGAAGGCTCCAAACCTTGATTTGATTTTATCGAAAGAACAATGTTTGCTTGTTTCAATGGCTATGAAAACAGGGTTCCGGGCGGATCAAAAAATTGATATTAGTTATACATATGGTATTATTGATAAACATCTTATTTTGGACAAATTGCATGAAGATATTGTGTCATTCATATCTAAACAGATACGTAATGTCGCTCCAAATGTATGCGCGCTGGTTGGTGAACATATAGCAGCAAAGCTGTTAGCGAGTACAGGCGGAATTAAAGGCTTAAGTGAAGTACCTAGTTGCAATCTGGCGTCTATTGGGAAACCCAAATACCTTTCGCACCTTCAACAGGTTGACGCATCTCGAGTTCGCCAACAAGGCCACATCTTCAGCTCCCCATTGGTACAAGATCAGGTTCTTTCCTTTCAAAAGCAAGCCGTTCGCATGTTATGCGCTAAGGTATCATTAGCAGCTCGGGTTGACTATAGTCAAAGAGGCGAAGTGGGCGATGACAGCCTTGGGCGTAAGTGGCAAGAAGAGATCCTGGAAAAGCTTCTGAAGCTCCAAGATCCCCCAAATACCTCAAAAATAAAACCTTTACCTGTACCACAAGAGAATGTAAAGAAGAAGCGCGCAGGACGCAGATTCAGGAAGTACAAAGAAAAGTTCCAACTTTCTCATCTTCGGCAGTTGCAGAACCGTGTCGAATTTGGTGCTAAAGAACAGGTCAAGTTGGACGCTTTTGGCGAAGAGATTGGCTTGGGTATGGCAATAGGAACTGTTGTAACTTCGGCCGTTTCCTCTGGAAACACCGCAAAGGTGAGAAAGCAAATGAAACAGAGGGTAGAAAAAGCCCGGCAGGATACTGGCGTGTTTTGGGATCTATATGCAGGGCCTAATCTAGGCCAGCAGTCTAGAGAAGCCCCTAATAAAAACAACAGCGACGTCAATTCACCCAAGGATGTGAAAAATGCTTTAACTGACAGCAATTGGTACTTTCGTCATCTAAAATAG
- the RPC40 gene encoding DNA-directed RNA polymerase core subunit RPC40 (Syntenic homolog of Ashbya gossypii ADR031C; Syntenic homolog of Saccharomyces cerevisiae YPR110C (RPC40)), protein MSNIVGIEYNRVTNTTTTEFPGFSRDQSFAWDIEEFKKNADIRISHLDEREANFDLIHFDTSIANAFRRIMISEVPSVAPEYVYIFNNTSVIQDEVLSHRIGLVPLKVDPDMLTWVDKSLPEAERFTDENTIVMSLNVKCTHNPDAPKDSTDPTKLYRNAHIYARDLKFEPQGKQLETFAKCPVVPADPNILLAKLRPGQEISLRIHCILGIGGDHAKFSPVCTASYRLMPHINILEPITGDDAKKFVQCFPKGVADINENGEAYIKDARKDTVSREVLRHPEFENKVKLGRVRDHFIFNVESAGAMTPEEIFFKSVRILKNKAQYLKNCPIAQ, encoded by the coding sequence ATGTCTAATATAGTTGGGATTGAATATAACCGTGTCACTaatactactactactGAATTCCCAGGTTTTTCCAGAGACCAAAGTTTTGCATGGGATATCGAGGAATTCAAAAAAAATGCTGATATCAGGATCTCTCATTTAGATGAAAGAGAAGCAAACTTTGATTTGATCCATTTTGATACATCCATTGCCAATGCTTTCCGTCGTATTATGATTTCTGAGGTCCCTTCCGTTGCTCCAGaatatgtatatattttCAACAATACCTCCGTTATTCAAGATGAGGTCTTGTCTCATAGAATTGGTCTTGTACCTTTGAAGGTAGATCCTGATATGCTAACCTGGGTTGATAAATCGCTTCCAGAAGCTGAAAGATTTACAGATGAAAATACAATTGTCATGTCTTTAAATGTAAAATGTACACACAACCCAGATGCACCAAAAGATAGCACAGATCCAACGAAGCTATACAGAAACGCACATATATACGCCAGAGATTTGAAGTTTGAACCACAGGGAAAGCAGTTGGAAACGTTTGCTAAATGTCCTGTGGTACCAGCAGATCCTAACATCCTCTTGGCTAAGTTAAGACCTGGTCAGGAAATATCTTTGCGAATCCATTGTATTTTGGGTATTGGCGGTGATCATGCGAAATTCTCTCCCGTTTGCACAGCATCTTACAGATTGATGCCTCATATCAACATTTTAGAACCAATTACTGGTGATGATGCTAAAAAGTTCGTACAATGCTTCCCAAAAGGTGTTGCAGATATCAATGAAAATGGCGAAGCCTATATTAAGGATGCTAGGAAGGATACAGTTTCAAGAGAAGTATTGAGACACCCTGAATTTGAAAACAAAGTCAAACTAGGCAGAGTTAGAGATcatttcatcttcaacGTTGAAAGTGCAGGTGCTATGACACCAGAGGAAATCTTTTTCAAGAGTGTCAGAATTCTTAAAAATAAAGCTCAATACTTAAAAAACTGCCCTATTGCTCAGTAA
- the GLD1 gene encoding Gld1p (Syntenic homolog of Ashbya gossypii ADR030W; Syntenic homolog of Saccharomyces cerevisiae YPR109W), whose product MELSTYKGIQKSKLRQFREKLTEHLWLLGYTIIVLSYLKYGGNIIIFLLRCFFQSVLANPFPDHDEVVRQLLFTGNVHSVPGSSLEDGRSGTGSNSDANNDEQQRTARAAGMAIDVIVNMQRALFHGVFTLNWLIVIVWILFPTDYESKIENFKYDGYPALLNTPSPYNNDNFLIQGEWRGTWFFQFIGESIPTSNITGNIMAIVYQFMIFAAQFTLYVLTCVHFSPLRKSQLSEEDEHLLMDNDSYENGNINIITLNPGEALKFVHNQDSSQQTDRRNVSPSFLV is encoded by the coding sequence ATGGAGCTTTCGACATATAAAGGTATACAAAAGTCTAAACTTCGACAATTTAGAGAAAAATTAACCGAACATTTATGGCTTCTTGGTTATACTATCATCGTATTATCGTATTTGAAATACGGGGGgaatataataatatttttattaagGTGTTTCTTCCAGTCAGTTTTGGCTAATCCATTTCCGGATCATGATGAGGTGGTGAGGCAGTTATTGTTTACCGGAAATGTGCATAGTGTACCGGGATCATCCCTAGAGGATGGAAGATCTGGTACTGGGTCAAACAGTGATGCAAACAATGATGAACAACAGCGAACAGCTCGGGCAGCAGGCATGGCTATAGACGTTATTGTAAACATGCAGCGGGCCCTGTTTCATGGTGTTTTTACGTTGAATTGGCTTATAGTTATAGTTTGGATATTATTCCCTACCGACTACGAAAGCAAGATTGAGAATTTCAAGTATGATGGGTATCCTGCTTTGCTGAACACGCCTTCGCCTTATAACAACGataattttttaattcaGGGCGAGTGGAGAGGAACTTGGTTTTTTCAGTTCATTGGGGAGTCCATTCCAACATCTAATATCACTGGTAACATAATGGCGATTGTTTACCAGTTTATGATATTCGCAGCGCAGTTTACCTTATATGTTTTGACCTGTGTTCATTTTTCACCTCTCAGGAAGAGTCAGCTATCAGAAGAGGACGAGCACCTATTAATGGATAATGATAGCTACGAAAACGGAAACATCAATATAATAACCTTAAATCCGGGAGAAGCACTTAAATTTGTGCACAACCAGGACAGTTCCCAACAGACCGATAGAAGGAATGTCTCGCCATCCTTCTTAGTCTGA
- the DRN1 gene encoding Drn1p (Syntenic homolog of Ashbya gossypii ADR034W; Syntenic homolog of Saccharomyces cerevisiae YGR093W; 1-intron in Ashbya gossypii): protein MTKAKILVLGANSESLQEILLKSAKLNAKSGPFDCSIILGSALKSLLFDPKEPVTGPTFVTNGGSNLSDKSGSHEICENIKLLNNYGVYQISCGLKIGYLTINDDGVANLKDEIMTVFSKASGVHILLTHYWPSVIRLGKSSLGREFIDEIVTTTKPFYHFSALGENFFELEPFKWYDSEDPIITRFINLGIYGTGEKWAYAFNITFDTDEKVIIPENIIDNPFLRAKRSLESPQSSSTKKPKVLLPSSCHFCLSNPNVADHMVISVSKLSYLTIAKGPLSIPRDEMEFSGHCLIIPIEHIPKLNHSNSKSDDILNTPLALDMSKFEESIVNMNYKNYDMCTVVFEINSSNSIHYHKQVIPVPKYFIANFVNALNRQVHLNNERFTSNAKFEFQEYTGIKNAEYLVLLNDPATNYLQFTVYETPKTDPKIYIATFEADERLDLQFGRRVLAFLLKLPRRVLWNSKICEQRKEDEEAEVEKFQIGYKTFDFTI, encoded by the exons ATGACGAAAGCGAAAAT ACTTGTTCTTGGTGCAAATAGTGAGTCGTTACAAGAAATATTACTGAAATCTGCTAAACTAAATGCCAAATCTGGCCCTTTTGATTGTTCGATTATTTTGGGATCAGCTTTAAAAAGCTTGCTTTTTGATCCTAAGGAGCCTGTAACCGGACCAACCTTTGTTACGAATGGCGGTTCTAATTTAAGTGATAAGTCTGGCTCCCATGAAATATGTGAAAACATAAAACTGTTGAATAACTACGGCGTCTACCAAATCTCTTGTGGATTAAAAATAGGATACTTAACTATTAATGATGATGGGGTTGCTAATTTAAAGGATGAAATTATGACCGTATTTTCTAAGGCTTCTGGTGTACACATTTTACTGACCCACTACTGGCCTTCAGTCATCAGATTGGGGAAATCTTCATTAGGAAGAGAATTTATAGATGAAATTGTTACGACAACAAAACCTTTTTACCACTTTTCAGCACTCGGTGAAAACTTTTTTGAACTAGAGCCTTTTAAATGGTATGACAGTGAAGATCCTATTATAACAAGGTTCATTAATTTGGGCATTTACGGAACCGGTGAAAAATGGGCTTATGCATTTAATATTACTTTCGATACTGATGAAAAAGTTATTATACCTGAAAATATAATTGATAATCCTTTTCTGAGAGCGAAACGCTCTTTAGAGTCTCCACAATCTTCCTCCACGAAGAAGCCAAAAGTTCTTTTGCCAAGCTCATGTCATTTCTGTTTAAGCAACCCTAACGTTGCTGATCATATGGTGATATCCGTAAGCAAATTATCATACCTGACTATTGCAAAAGGTCCATTATCAATTCCAAGAGATGAGATGGAATTTTCCGGTCATTGCTTAATTATTCCAATAGAGCACATTCCAAAATTAAACCATTCCAATTCAAAATCAGATGACATACTTAATACTCCTCTAGCGTTGGATATGAGCAAGTTTGAAGAAAGCATTGTGAATATGAATTATAAGAATTACGATATGTGCACTGTTGTCTTCGAAATAAACTCAAGTAATTCAATTCACTATCATAAACAGGTTATCCCTGTGCCAAAATACTTTATCGCAAACTTCGTTAACGCTTTAAACAGACAGGTTCACTTAAATAATGAAAGGTTTACCTCCAATGCAAAGTTTGAGTTTCAAGAATACACTGGAATCAAAAATGCAGAATATTTGGTACTACTGAATGACCCTGCCACAAATTATCTACAATTCACTGTTTATGAGACTCCTAAAACAGATCCTAAAATATATATTGCAACCTTCGAAGCGGATGAGCGTTTAGATCTTCAATTTGGTAGGAGGGTGCTCGCTTTTCTTTTAAAGTTACCAAGGAGAGTATTATGGAATTCCAAAATCTGTGAACAGCGGAAGGAAGATGAGGAAGCTGAGGTAGAGAAATTTCAAATCGGTTATAAAACATTTGATTTTACtatttaa
- a CDS encoding serine/threonine-protein kinase (Syntenic homolog of Ashbya gossypii ADR033W; Syntenic homolog of Saccharomyces cerevisiae YGR092W (DBF2) and YPR111W (DBF20)), producing MMYSSKNTNRDVDALTQDLGQLSFDAEIDSKNQGVAELPHTPSRYLQRKPNQKSPTGKQAGAAYYTSARNADDYSLMEVDERSKDDIDLTRSPKKLPLDFHKRASSIKTKRLVSVCQMFFLDYYCDMFDYVISRRERTRQVMHYLEQQRGQGCHTSKEIADEWQSYLARETAILRKRRMKPKNKDFEIITQVGQGGYGQVYLARKKDTKEICALKILNKNLLAKLNGTDHVLTERDILTTTRSEWLVKLLYAFQDAQSLYLAMEFVPGGDYRTLLINTRFLQAPHARFYISEMFCAVDALHKLGYTHRDLKPENFLIDSKGHIKLTDFGLATGTVSMERIESMRIRLEEVKNLEFPEFKETSMDYRRKMYNKVREKELNYASSTVGSPDYMALEVLEAKNYDFTVDYWSLGCILFESLVGYTPFSGSSSNETYENLRRWKQVLRRPTCENGRAAFSDRTWELITRLIADPINRLRSFEHVKKMRYFAEIDFNTLRTLNPPFIPQLDSDTDAGYFDDFTNDADMAKYADVFKRQDKLHAMVTDSASGAALVGFTFRHRKGKTGSSGVLYNGSEHADPFATFY from the coding sequence ATGATGTATTCTTCTAAGAACACTAATAGAGACGTCGATGCGCTTACTCAGGACTTAGGCCAACTGAGTTTTGATGCTGAAATCGATAGCAAAAATCAGGGTGTCGCTGAATTACCACATACTCCTTCTAGATATTTACAAAGAAAGCCTAATCAAAAATCTCCTACTGGAAAGCAGGCGGGAGCTGCGTACTACACATCAGCACGTAATGCGGATGATTACTCTTTGATGGAAGTAGATGAGCGTTCAAAGGACGATATTGATCTAACTCGGTCTCCGAAAAAGTTGCCACTTGACTTTCATAAGAGAGCCTCCTCAATTAAAACTAAACGACTTGTGAGCGTTTGCCAAATGTTCTTTTTGGACTACTATTGCGATATGTTTGATTACGTGATTAGTAGGAGAGAACGTACGCGTCAAGTTATGCATTACCTTGAGCAACAACGTGGCCAAGGATGTCATACATCTAAAGAAATCGCAGATGAATGGCAGAGTTATTTGGCTAGGGAAACTGCTATTTTAAGAAAAAGACGAATGAAGCCTAAGAATAAAGATTTTGAGATCATCACACAAGTAGGACAAGGTGGTTATGGTCAGGTATATCTAGCAAGAAAGAAGGACACAAAGGAAATTTGTGCTTTGAAGATATTAAATAAAAACTTGCTTGCAAAATTGAATGGCACAGACCATGTTTTGACAGAGAGAGACATCTTAACTACGACTCGTTCTGAGTGGTTGGTTAAGTTGTTGTATGCCTTCCAAGACGCACAAAGCCTTTATCTAGCCATGGAATTTGTACCGGGTGGTGACTATAGGACGCTATTAATCAATACTAGATTCCTACAAGCACCTCATGCCAGATTTTACATTAGTGAAATGTTTTGTGCAGTTGACGCGTTGCATAAGTTAGGTTATACGCATAGAGATTTGAAGCCGGAAAATTTCTTGATCGATTCTAAGGGGCACATAAAGTTAACTGATTTTGGCTTGGCTACAGGTACAGTTTCTATGGAAAGGATTGAAAGTATGCGAATTAGACTAGAGGAAGTTAAAAATTTGGAATTCCCAGAATTCAAAGAAACATCTATGGATTATAGAAGAAAGATGTACAATAAGGTCAGAGAAAAAGAGCTGAATTATGCATCTTCTACTGTTGGATCACCAGATTACATGGCATTGGAAGTTTTAGAAGCGAAGAATTACGATTTCACAGTCGACTATTGGTCACTAGGTTGCATTCTTTTCGAAAGTTTAGTCGGTTATACCCCATTTAGCGGCAGTTCAAGTAATGAGACATACGAAAACTTAAGACGTTGGAAACAAGTTTTGAGAAGACCAACTTGTGAAAATGGAAGAGCTGCCTTTTCAGACAGAACATGGGAGTTGATAACTAGATTGATAGCTGATCCTATCAATAGGTTGCGGTCGTTTGAACATGTTAAAAAGATGAGATACTTTGCGGAAATAGATTTCAACACTTTGAGGACCTTAAACCCCCCTTTTATTCCCCAATTGGATAGTGATACGGATGCTGGTTATTTTGATGATTTTACTAATGACGCAGATATGGCAAAATACGCTGATGTTTTCAAAAGACAGGATAAACTCCATGCCATGGTAACCGATTCTGCAAGCGGAGCGGCGTTGGTTGGTTTCACATTTAGGCATAGAAAAGGTAAGACTGGCTCTAGTGGTGTGTTGTACAATGGATCTGAGCATGCAGACCCTTTTGCGACATTTTATTAG
- the MRD1 gene encoding RNA-binding ribosome biosynthesis protein MRD1 (Syntenic homolog of Ashbya gossypii ADR035C; Syntenic homolog of Saccharomyces cerevisiae YPR112C (MRD1)): MSRIIVKGLPKYLTEDRLRNHFEKRLNQIHPSADGLLTDIKIIKDRHGDSRGFAFLGYRSESDAFDAVNYFDGSYIDTSKIEASMAKSFADPRVPVPMREKRREALKRLREKEEELLSQGNKKRNIKPEATRRNINADIAKNKQLQEFIETMKPSSKVASWETVGKSSGQAKENEDSTSNPLLKLLSGAVEGEEEGGDTFKIPENHSDDEYTDLNKHKSTEGEENMMSLEDFDAQKKPKTDEESTLAQDETVSDLDWLKNRRIRIREGEDQEAKPSALKEDVPIEQKQDTVVIQESEVSHEEENLAKIKKTGRLFLRNILYSATEDDFRKLFEPYGELEEVHIALDTRTGKCKGFAYVLFKNPDHAANAYVELDKQIFQGRLLHILPADEKKSHRLDEFDLKNLPLKKQRELKRKASATRQIFTWNSLFMNQNAVLSSVAAKLGIEKSQLIDPENSSSAVKQALAEAHVIGDVRKYFESRGVDLAKFGDFKKASERDDSILLLKNFPFGTTREELAELCLSFGKLQRILMPPSGTIAIVQFRDVTSARAAFAKLSFKRFKEGILYVEKGPKGCFTREAQGDELAADDSQSEAEVKELRTTVDDIKSSKEQSEVVDEDSTVVDGPTVSIFVKNLNFSTTSAQLSDKFSPFSGFVVAQVKTKPDHKHPGKTLSMGFGFVEYRTKEQALAVISAMDGTVMDGHRIQLKLSQKKSGNTSEKTPKKNTGKIIVKNLSFEATRKDVFELFSSFGQLKSVRVPKKFDKSARGFAFIEFLLPKEAENAMDQLQGVHLLGRRLVMQYAEQESDDVDEQIEKMTNKMKKQRATAELGAMINAGKRKLNLEENDENDGLNGF; encoded by the coding sequence ATGTCTCGTATTATAGTTAAGGGTCTACCGAAATATCTTACTGAAGATCGTTTGAGAAATCATTTTGAGAAACGTTTAAATCAAATACATCCTAGTGCAGATGGACTTCTCACGGATATTAAGATTATAAAAGATAGGCATGGCGATTCTAGAGGATTTGCATTTCTGGGTTACCGCTCTGAATCCGATGCTTTTGATGCCGTAAACTACTTTGATGGATCATATATTGACACCTCCAAGATTGAGGCATCGATGGCGAAGAGTTTTGCTGATCCAAGGGTACCAGTTCCTATGAGGGAGAAACGCAGAGAAGCATTAAAGCGACTAAGAGAGAAGGAAGAAGAGCTTTTAAGTCAAGGAAATAAAAAACGGAATATTAAACCAGAGGCTACAAGACGGAACATTAATGCAGATATTGCAAAAAACAAACAACTACAAGAGTTCATTGAAACCATGAAACCATCAAGCAAGGTTGCTTCATGGGAAACTGTTGGGAAAAGTAGTGGACAAGCTaaagaaaatgaagatTCTACTTCAAACCCACTTTTAAAATTATTGAGTGGTGCTGTGGAGGGTGAAGAGGAAGGCGGAGACACGTTTAAGATACCTGAAAACCACAGTGACGATGAATATACTGATTTAAATAAACATAAAAGTACAGAAGGAGAGGAGAATATGATGTCTTTGGAAGATTTTGATGCACAGAAGAAACCGAAAACAGATGAAGAAAGTACTTTGGCTCAGGATGAGACGGTCTCAGACCTGGATTGGTTAAAGAACCGCCGGATTAGAATTAGAGAAGGTGAAGATCAAGAAGCTAAACCTTCTGCTTTAAAAGAAGATGTTCCAATTGAACAAAAGCAAGATACAGTTGTTATTCAGGAATCAGAAGTTTCTCACGAGGAAGAGAATCTTGCCAAAATTAAGAAAACTGGCCGTTTATTTTTGAGAAATATCTTATATTCTGCCACTGAAGACGACTTCAGGAAGCTTTTCGAGCCATACGGTGAACTAGAGGAGGTACACATAGCGCTTGATACAAGGACGGGTAAGTGTAAGGGCTTCGCATACGTACTATTTAAAAACCCAGATCATGCTGCGAACGCATATGTTGAGTTAGACAAACAAATTTTCCAAGGAAGACTGCTTCATATTCTGCCTGCAGATGAAAAGAAGTCACATAGGTTAGATGAATTTGATCTAAAGAACTTACCATTAAAAAAGCAAAGGGAACTGAAGCGTAAAGCGTCCGCAACTAGACAAATATTTACGTGGAATTCTCTCTTTATGAACCAAAATGCGGTCTTAAGCAGCGTTGCTGCGAAATTAGGAATAGAGAAATCTCAACTTATTGACCCAGAAAATTCCAGTTCCGCAGTAAAGCAAGCCTTAGCAGAAGCCCATGTGATTGGTGACGTGAGGAAATATTTTGAATCAAGGGGAGTTGATTTAGCCAAGTTTGGTGACTTCAAAAAAGCTTCGGAACGTGATGATAGTATTTTACTGCTGAAGAATTTCCCATTTGGCACGACACGTGAAGAGCTAGCTGAACTATGCTTATCTTTTGGTAAGCTTCAGAGGATTTTAATGCCTCCAAGTGGTACCATTGCAATCGTTCAATTTAGGGACGTGACTTCTGCCAGGGCCGCATTTGCAAAGCTATCCTTTAAGAGATTTAAAGAGGGTATTCTTTACGTGGAAAAAGGGCCTAAAGGTTGCTTTACGCGTGAAGCGCAAGGTGACGAACTAGCGGCGGATGACAGCCAGAGCGAGGCAGAAGTCAAAGAGTTAAGAACTACAGTTGATGATATCAAATCAAGCAAAGAACAATCAGAAGTAGTAGATGAGGATTCCACTGTTGTCGATGGCCCAACTGTTTCTATATTTGTTAAGAACTTGAACTTCTCTACCACATCTGCACAATTATCTGACAAGTTTAGTCCTTTCTCAGGTTTTGTTGTTGCTCAGGTAAAAACGAAGCCCGATCATAAGCACCCTGGTAAAACTTTATCCATGGGATTTGGGTTTGTTGAATATAGAACTAAAGAGCAAGCACTAGCTGTTATATCTGCTATGGATGGTACTGTTATGGATGGCCATAGGATACAGTTAAAACTTTCACAAAAGAAAAGCGGGAATACATCCGAGAAAACTCCTAAGAAAAACACAGGAAAGATCATCGTCAAGAATCTGTCATTCGAGGCTACCAGGAAGGATGTCTTTGAGTTGTTCAGCTCATTTGGACAGCTTAAATCTGTCAGAGTTCCTAAAAAGTTCGATAAATCTGCTAGAGGTTTCGCATTTATTGAATTTTTGTTGCCAAAAGAAGCGGAAAATGCGATGGATCAACTTCAAGGCGTTCATTTATTGGGACGGAGATTGGTAATGCAGTATGCTGAACAAGAATCAGATGATGTTGATGAGCAAATTGAGAAAATGACTAATAAGATGAAGAAGCAACGCGCAACGGCTGAACTAGGTGCCATGATAAATGCAGGTAAAAGAAAGTTGAATCTTGAAGAAAATGACGAGAATGACGGACTAAATGGTTTTTGA